The following proteins are co-located in the Mesorhizobium sp. M1E.F.Ca.ET.045.02.1.1 genome:
- a CDS encoding YqaA family protein yields MLGDLAAFGGLFLAAFVAATILPLQSEAVLVGLLLAGTHSPAALVLVATIGNVLGSAVNWLLGCGIDRFRDRKWFPAKPAALDRAAARYHRYGRWSLLLSWAPVIGDPLTVMAGVLREPLWSFLAIVTIAKAGRYLALAAATLGL; encoded by the coding sequence ATGCTTGGTGACCTTGCCGCCTTCGGCGGACTCTTCCTAGCCGCCTTCGTCGCCGCGACCATCCTGCCGCTGCAGTCGGAAGCGGTGCTGGTCGGCCTGCTCTTGGCCGGGACCCATTCGCCGGCCGCGCTGGTTCTGGTCGCGACGATCGGAAATGTGCTGGGCTCGGCGGTCAACTGGCTACTGGGCTGCGGTATCGATAGATTCCGCGACCGCAAATGGTTCCCAGCAAAGCCTGCCGCACTCGACCGCGCGGCGGCGCGCTACCACCGTTACGGAAGATGGAGCCTGCTGCTGAGCTGGGCTCCGGTTATCGGCGATCCGCTGACGGTGATGGCCGGCGTATTGCGCGAGCCCCTATGGAGCTTTCTCGCCATCGTCACCATCGCCAAGGCTGGCCGATACCTGGCGCTGGCGGCCGCTACGCTCGGCCTCTAA
- a CDS encoding dihydrofolate reductase family protein yields the protein MARIVYSMLMSLDGYIAGPDGDIDLPVPEEELHRHFNGEMWRTAIALCGRRLYEAMRFWDSPEREAGVEVERDFAQAWRKTPKIVFSTTLGEVGANARLADGDAAAAARSLKAETDGEISVGGAELAGHLSRAGLIDEYRLYMHPVVLGGGKPYFQRGLSLTLTPLGTQSLPQGVTLLRYAPA from the coding sequence ATGGCCAGGATCGTCTATTCCATGCTGATGTCGCTGGATGGCTATATTGCCGGGCCGGACGGCGACATCGACCTGCCGGTGCCCGAGGAAGAACTGCATCGGCATTTCAACGGGGAAATGTGGCGGACGGCGATCGCGCTCTGCGGGCGGCGCCTGTATGAGGCGATGCGCTTCTGGGACAGTCCGGAGCGGGAGGCCGGCGTCGAGGTCGAACGGGATTTCGCCCAAGCCTGGCGGAAGACGCCGAAGATCGTGTTTTCGACGACGCTCGGCGAGGTCGGTGCCAATGCCCGGCTGGCGGATGGCGACGCCGCGGCGGCGGCAAGATCCCTCAAGGCGGAAACGGATGGCGAGATAAGCGTCGGTGGCGCCGAATTGGCCGGGCATCTGTCACGCGCGGGCCTGATCGACGAGTACCGGCTCTATATGCACCCGGTCGTGCTGGGCGGCGGCAAGCCGTACTTCCAGCGTGGGCTGTCGCTCACGCTGACGCCGCTCGGAACGCAGAGCCTTCCCCAGGGCGTGACGCTGCTGCGCTACGCGCCCGCCTGA
- a CDS encoding SOS response-associated peptidase — protein MCNLYNITTSQEAIRQWTRALRDISGNLEPSVDIYPNQPAPVVRNAADGSRELANLRWGMPTPPERMRGNADSGTTNIRNPQYAHWLPYLGIENRCVVPVTSFAEPSPTPGDKDPETGVQKNFWFALSQERPLFFFAGLWTPWHGVRKVKEGPGDHELYGFLTTRPNALIAPIHEKAMPVILTTPEETELWLTAPWSEVKKLQKPAADDALVIVEKPATQIKFPAEPPAQGSLF, from the coding sequence ATGTGCAATCTTTACAACATCACCACAAGCCAGGAGGCGATCCGCCAATGGACGCGCGCGCTGCGCGACATCTCCGGCAATCTCGAGCCTTCGGTCGACATCTATCCCAACCAGCCTGCGCCAGTGGTGCGCAATGCCGCCGACGGCAGCCGCGAGCTCGCCAATCTGCGCTGGGGCATGCCGACGCCACCTGAGCGGATGCGCGGCAACGCCGATTCCGGCACCACCAACATCCGCAACCCACAATATGCCCACTGGCTGCCCTATCTCGGCATCGAGAACCGCTGCGTGGTGCCGGTGACGAGCTTCGCCGAGCCCTCGCCGACGCCCGGCGACAAGGACCCTGAGACCGGCGTGCAGAAGAACTTCTGGTTTGCGCTCAGCCAAGAACGGCCGCTGTTCTTCTTCGCCGGCCTGTGGACTCCCTGGCATGGGGTACGCAAGGTGAAGGAAGGCCCCGGCGACCACGAGCTCTACGGCTTCCTGACGACCAGGCCCAACGCGCTGATCGCGCCGATCCACGAGAAGGCGATGCCGGTGATCCTGACGACGCCGGAGGAGACCGAGCTATGGCTGACCGCGCCGTGGTCTGAAGTGAAGAAGCTGCAGAAGCCGGCAGCGGACGACGCGCTGGTGATCGTGGAAAAACCGGCGACGCAGATCAAGTTTCCCGCCGAGCCGCCGGCGCAGGGGTCGTTGTTTTAG
- a CDS encoding FAD-binding oxidoreductase → MNAISFTTLERGKATVDAASLEALSAQIRGTVLREGDAAYDEVRGIWNGMIDRRPGLIVCCVGASDVVIAVNFARENRLLVCVRGGGHNIAGSAVCDGGLMIDLSLMKSVRVDVAAKRAWVGPGATLADVDRETQAFGLALPTGINSTTGIAGLTLGGGFGWITRKFGLTIDNLVSADVVTADGKLLRASQSENPDLFWALRGGGGNFGVVTAFEFQLHQFGPQVLSGLVVHPFADAAKVLSEYREALETAPDELTCWVVMRQAPPLPFLPAEWHGKEVLVLAMCYCGDAQAAEKATRKLRAIGTPIADVVGLNPFTGWQQAFDPLLAPGARNYWKSHDFTELSDGVIEVTTEAIARLPGPECEIFFGHVGGAAGRVEADATAFPQRNSHFVMNVHARWREPAMDKACIDWARGIYDAARPYAAGTAYVNFMPEDEVDRVEAAYGGNYSRLLEIKQRYDPQNLFRVNQNLRAKEGLRAA, encoded by the coding sequence ATGAATGCAATAAGCTTCACCACCCTTGAACGCGGCAAGGCGACCGTCGACGCCGCCTCCCTCGAAGCACTTTCGGCACAAATTCGCGGCACGGTGCTGCGGGAAGGTGATGCCGCCTATGACGAGGTCCGCGGCATCTGGAATGGCATGATCGACCGCCGGCCCGGGCTGATAGTGTGTTGCGTCGGCGCCTCAGATGTCGTCATCGCCGTGAATTTCGCCAGGGAAAACAGGCTTCTCGTCTGCGTGCGCGGCGGCGGCCACAACATTGCCGGCAGCGCCGTCTGCGACGGCGGCCTGATGATCGACCTGTCGCTGATGAAATCGGTGCGGGTCGATGTCGCGGCGAAACGGGCATGGGTCGGACCCGGCGCAACGCTCGCCGATGTCGACCGGGAAACGCAGGCCTTCGGACTGGCGTTGCCCACCGGCATCAATTCGACCACCGGTATTGCGGGCCTGACGCTGGGCGGTGGTTTCGGATGGATCACCCGCAAATTCGGGCTGACGATCGACAATCTCGTTTCAGCCGACGTGGTCACCGCCGACGGCAAGTTGCTGCGCGCCAGCCAGAGCGAGAACCCCGACCTGTTCTGGGCGCTGCGTGGCGGCGGCGGCAATTTCGGCGTCGTCACGGCGTTCGAGTTCCAACTTCATCAGTTCGGACCGCAAGTGCTGTCGGGGCTCGTCGTCCATCCCTTCGCCGATGCCGCGAAGGTGCTGAGCGAATATCGCGAGGCGCTCGAGACCGCACCCGACGAACTGACCTGCTGGGTGGTCATGCGGCAGGCGCCGCCGCTGCCGTTCCTGCCGGCCGAATGGCACGGCAAGGAAGTGCTGGTGCTGGCCATGTGCTATTGCGGCGACGCCCAGGCCGCCGAAAAGGCGACGCGGAAGCTTCGCGCCATTGGCACGCCGATCGCCGACGTCGTCGGTCTCAATCCGTTCACCGGCTGGCAGCAGGCCTTCGACCCGCTGCTTGCGCCTGGCGCCCGCAACTACTGGAAGAGCCACGACTTCACCGAGCTTTCCGACGGCGTGATCGAGGTAACCACAGAGGCGATCGCCAGGCTTCCGGGTCCGGAATGCGAGATATTCTTCGGCCATGTCGGTGGGGCCGCGGGCAGGGTCGAGGCGGACGCCACCGCGTTTCCGCAGCGCAACTCGCATTTCGTCATGAACGTCCATGCCCGCTGGCGCGAACCGGCAATGGACAAGGCCTGCATCGACTGGGCTCGCGGTATCTATGACGCGGCAAGGCCCTATGCCGCCGGCACGGCTTATGTGAACTTCATGCCGGAGGACGAGGTCGACCGGGTCGAAGCAGCCTATGGCGGCAACTATAGCCGGCTGCTGGAGATCAAGCAGCGCTACGACCCGCAGAACCTGTTCCGCGTGAACCAGAACCTGCGTGCGAAGGAAGGTCTCAGGGCCGCCTGA
- a CDS encoding dimethylarginine dimethylaminohydrolase family protein, with product MTVHDRIVAEPFSLQRRNPNGGTKPLTAWGFANETDVLTDVLLGSPNFLRHLSTSSLSRKHLREAPCNVQIAQAQHKDLVAAYEHFGVNIHWHEPTPELPMQVYSRDSSVMTPYGAFITAMANWWRRGENYAAIRTYEKLGIPIYDMVTAGTFEGGDFNVIEDGVVLIGCGGARTQEEGARQVQAWFDKEGWETRLAFIDEYYVHIDLMVVPIAEKLTAVCLACTEPGIVDWLKGKGHEIIDVPFQDTMALGCNFMSLGKDRVIAPTSSKTLIEKLKARGFEVAAVDISEISKTGGGIHCMAQALKRVPA from the coding sequence ATGACCGTCCATGACCGAATCGTCGCCGAGCCGTTTTCGCTGCAGCGCCGCAACCCCAATGGCGGCACCAAGCCGCTGACCGCCTGGGGCTTCGCCAACGAAACCGATGTGCTGACCGACGTGCTGCTCGGCTCGCCCAATTTCCTACGGCATCTCTCGACCAGCTCGCTGTCCAGAAAGCACCTGCGCGAGGCGCCCTGCAACGTCCAGATCGCGCAGGCGCAGCACAAGGATCTTGTCGCCGCCTACGAGCATTTCGGCGTCAACATCCACTGGCACGAGCCGACGCCGGAACTGCCGATGCAGGTCTATTCGCGCGATTCCAGCGTCATGACGCCCTACGGCGCCTTCATCACCGCCATGGCCAATTGGTGGCGGCGCGGCGAGAATTATGCCGCCATCCGCACCTATGAAAAACTCGGCATCCCGATCTACGACATGGTGACGGCCGGCACCTTCGAGGGCGGCGACTTCAACGTCATCGAGGATGGCGTGGTGCTGATCGGCTGCGGCGGTGCCCGCACGCAGGAAGAGGGCGCGCGCCAGGTGCAGGCCTGGTTCGACAAGGAAGGCTGGGAGACACGGCTAGCCTTCATCGACGAATACTATGTCCATATCGACCTGATGGTGGTGCCGATCGCCGAAAAGCTCACCGCAGTGTGCCTCGCCTGCACCGAACCCGGCATCGTCGACTGGCTGAAGGGCAAAGGCCACGAGATCATCGACGTGCCCTTCCAGGACACGATGGCGCTCGGCTGCAACTTCATGTCGCTCGGCAAGGACAGGGTGATCGCGCCGACCTCCAGCAAGACGCTGATCGAGAAGCTGAAGGCACGCGGTTTCGAGGTCGCGGCCGTCGACATAAGCGAGATCTCCAAGACCGGCGGCGGCATCCACTGCATGGCGCAGGCGCTGAAGCGGGTGCCGGCCTGA
- a CDS encoding amidohydrolase, whose translation MEKPVTSSAQETALACIDGIQPLLSAWTRTIFDFGETAWREYQSAAWYVDRLKREGFSVEEGSGGMPTAFCAHWTNGEGPTVGMYAEYDAVPGNCQDAATVKRPRPGLSVEAGGHTDPHSGLGIGSLGGLLAAKAAMLEHGITGTLRFTGEPAEKVRGSKPIHAAKGYYDGLAGMISFHPFYMLPLCNTARWDTHCGAAYAMIYRFICDEPENWALGGDGAPIPQAHSAVRAPGANDALMMMYMASKALRDSMLPHQGGWSISEAILTAGQATADNLPAGLAEIQYMIRVPTLRMAEQVTAVLDRNAEAAAKMSGCRYERHWVSKSRPGLANHAIADITYQALAAVGPPQWSDEARAVAREVQVNGGGEATENPFIDELERLISPQEAEAILRHDLPPSQVNSTSDDYTDMSWHAPTARFYVARPALRAADGHAYPAWAMNALGGIPATIDPMVTCAAKTVALTALRLLEDKAAREAAMDEFVKRTGGGVGGSNWIVPLCDYDPPINFRWPEYVTTPRGRDWWIPSASTA comes from the coding sequence ATGGAGAAACCGGTGACGAGTTCCGCGCAGGAGACCGCGCTCGCCTGCATCGACGGCATCCAGCCGCTCCTGTCGGCCTGGACCCGCACCATCTTCGACTTCGGCGAAACCGCCTGGCGCGAGTACCAGTCGGCCGCCTGGTATGTCGATCGGCTGAAGCGCGAAGGCTTCTCCGTCGAGGAAGGTTCCGGCGGCATGCCGACCGCCTTCTGCGCCCATTGGACGAACGGGGAAGGCCCCACAGTCGGCATGTATGCCGAATACGACGCAGTCCCCGGCAATTGCCAGGACGCCGCCACCGTCAAGCGGCCTCGGCCGGGTCTCAGCGTCGAGGCCGGCGGCCACACCGATCCGCATTCGGGCCTCGGCATCGGCAGCCTCGGCGGCCTGCTCGCCGCCAAGGCGGCGATGCTGGAGCACGGCATAACAGGCACGCTGCGCTTCACCGGCGAGCCGGCCGAGAAGGTGAGGGGCTCGAAGCCGATCCATGCGGCCAAGGGCTATTATGACGGCCTTGCCGGCATGATCTCCTTCCATCCCTTCTACATGCTGCCGCTTTGCAACACGGCGCGCTGGGACACGCATTGCGGCGCGGCCTACGCGATGATCTACCGCTTCATCTGCGACGAACCCGAAAATTGGGCACTCGGAGGCGACGGCGCGCCGATCCCGCAGGCGCATTCGGCGGTCCGCGCGCCCGGCGCCAACGATGCGCTGATGATGATGTACATGGCCTCCAAGGCGCTGCGCGATTCCATGCTGCCGCATCAGGGCGGCTGGTCGATCAGCGAGGCGATCCTGACCGCGGGCCAGGCGACCGCCGACAACCTGCCGGCGGGACTGGCCGAGATCCAATACATGATCCGCGTGCCGACGCTTCGTATGGCCGAGCAGGTCACCGCGGTGCTCGACCGCAACGCGGAAGCGGCGGCGAAGATGAGTGGCTGCCGCTACGAGCGCCACTGGGTGTCGAAGTCGCGGCCGGGGCTGGCCAACCACGCCATAGCAGACATCACCTATCAGGCGCTCGCAGCCGTCGGCCCGCCGCAATGGAGCGACGAGGCGAGGGCGGTTGCCCGCGAGGTGCAGGTCAATGGCGGCGGCGAGGCGACCGAGAATCCGTTCATCGACGAGCTTGAGCGGCTCATTTCGCCGCAGGAAGCGGAGGCGATCCTGCGCCACGACCTGCCGCCTTCGCAGGTCAATTCGACCTCCGACGACTACACCGACATGAGCTGGCACGCGCCGACGGCGCGCTTCTATGTCGCCCGGCCGGCGCTGCGCGCAGCCGATGGCCATGCCTACCCGGCCTGGGCGATGAACGCGCTGGGCGGCATTCCGGCCACCATCGACCCGATGGTCACCTGCGCCGCCAAGACCGTCGCGCTCACCGCGCTTCGCCTGCTCGAGGACAAGGCCGCGCGCGAGGCCGCGATGGACGAATTCGTCAAGCGAACCGGCGGCGGCGTCGGCGGTTCGAACTGGATCGTGCCGCTCTGCGATTACGACCCACCGATCAATTTCCGCTGGCCGGAATATGTCACCACGCCGCGCGGGCGCGACTGGTGGATCCCGTCTGCTTCCACCGCATGA
- a CDS encoding LysR substrate-binding domain-containing protein: protein MRIPSTQALRALDSFARHGSVWRAADELHLTRSAVSHQLRLLERDLGFDLLQRIGKGVALTPRGQRYAADVRKALTVLGDAVTQNSGAGVGGSFGISCPPGFASMFLCTHIGEFQQMYPDVALSVLTPRRLDDVSNPEADAFIAFGVGNWPNRAVELLCEVSFTPLCSPTLLNKVGGFSKPADVLRANLLHLSDTEDWARWLALSKVENPDTEGGIFFSDMNLVFSAAIAGQGIAMGDELTGRRALSEGRLVKPFEASVPSPRSYYLVFEHAKAGHPVLNAFSEWLRAKLSENRL, encoded by the coding sequence TTGCGAATACCTTCCACGCAGGCGCTGCGCGCCCTCGACAGTTTTGCCCGTCATGGCAGCGTTTGGCGCGCCGCCGACGAGCTCCACCTCACCCGCAGCGCCGTCTCGCATCAGCTTCGGCTGCTCGAGCGCGACCTCGGCTTCGACCTCCTGCAGCGCATCGGCAAGGGCGTGGCGCTGACGCCGCGCGGCCAGCGCTACGCGGCCGATGTCCGGAAGGCGCTGACCGTGCTCGGCGACGCGGTGACGCAGAACAGCGGCGCCGGCGTCGGCGGCTCCTTCGGCATCTCCTGTCCGCCGGGCTTCGCTTCGATGTTCTTGTGCACCCATATCGGTGAGTTCCAGCAGATGTATCCGGACGTCGCGCTCTCGGTGCTGACGCCGCGGCGGCTCGACGATGTCAGCAATCCGGAAGCCGACGCCTTCATCGCCTTCGGCGTCGGCAACTGGCCGAACCGGGCGGTGGAGCTGCTTTGCGAAGTCTCCTTCACGCCGCTCTGCAGCCCGACGCTGCTCAACAAGGTCGGCGGCTTTTCCAAGCCAGCCGACGTGCTGCGCGCCAATCTGCTGCATCTCAGCGACACCGAGGACTGGGCGCGCTGGCTGGCGCTGTCCAAGGTGGAAAATCCCGATACCGAGGGCGGCATCTTCTTTTCCGACATGAACCTCGTCTTCTCGGCGGCGATCGCCGGCCAGGGGATCGCCATGGGCGACGAGCTGACCGGCCGCCGGGCACTGAGCGAGGGCCGGCTAGTCAAGCCGTTCGAAGCGTCGGTCCCCTCGCCGCGCTCCTATTATCTGGTCTTCGAGCATGCCAAGGCGGGGCACCCTGTGCTCAATGCCTTCAGCGAGTGGCTTAGGGCGAAGCTTTCGGAGAACAGGCTCTAA
- a CDS encoding ABC transporter ATP-binding protein has product MQQPGRAAEIKANGIGKSFGSFRALDDLTLDIGRGEFLTLLGPSGSGKTTFLMILAGFVQPSEGRLFSDGADITDRPAEQRAAGMVFQGYALFPHMSVEQNIAFPLKVRKKSASEIKSRVGEMIERVGLKGHEKKLPAQLSGGQQQRVALARALVFEPGVLLLDEPFSALDKSLRGQMQAEMKRLHQETGTTFVFVTHDQSEALALSSRVAIFNHGKLLQVGRPDEVYDRPANRFVAEFLGEINMLPVKGVKPADNGATGLCEDRAVNMRCKAEAIKGDAILAIRPEHMSIAPEAASGENGIAATAVASTYLGAATKLDLTTRQGAKVTVSVPNEVAAAALSKGNSVWLTWPAEKGFLLPGGGQ; this is encoded by the coding sequence ATGCAGCAACCCGGCCGGGCCGCAGAGATCAAGGCGAACGGGATCGGCAAAAGCTTCGGCTCGTTCCGGGCGCTGGACGATCTGACGCTCGATATAGGCCGCGGCGAGTTCCTGACCCTGCTCGGGCCCTCGGGCTCCGGCAAGACCACTTTCCTGATGATTTTGGCCGGCTTCGTGCAGCCGAGCGAAGGCCGCCTTTTCAGCGACGGCGCCGACATCACCGACCGCCCGGCCGAGCAGCGCGCCGCCGGCATGGTGTTCCAGGGATATGCGCTGTTCCCGCATATGAGCGTGGAACAGAACATCGCCTTCCCGCTCAAGGTGCGCAAGAAATCGGCTTCAGAGATCAAAAGCCGTGTCGGCGAGATGATCGAGCGCGTCGGCCTCAAGGGCCACGAGAAGAAGCTGCCGGCGCAGCTTTCGGGCGGCCAGCAGCAGCGCGTGGCGCTGGCCCGCGCACTGGTGTTCGAGCCGGGCGTGCTCCTCCTCGACGAGCCGTTCTCGGCGCTGGACAAGAGCCTGCGCGGCCAGATGCAGGCCGAGATGAAGCGGCTGCACCAGGAAACCGGCACCACCTTCGTCTTCGTCACCCACGACCAGAGCGAGGCGCTGGCGCTGTCGTCGCGTGTCGCCATCTTCAACCACGGCAAGCTCCTGCAGGTGGGTAGGCCGGACGAGGTCTACGACCGCCCGGCCAACCGCTTCGTCGCCGAGTTCCTGGGCGAGATCAACATGCTGCCGGTGAAGGGCGTCAAGCCGGCCGACAACGGCGCCACCGGTCTCTGCGAGGACCGCGCGGTCAACATGCGCTGCAAGGCCGAAGCGATAAAGGGCGATGCCATCCTCGCCATCCGCCCCGAGCACATGTCGATCGCGCCGGAGGCGGCGTCCGGCGAAAACGGCATTGCGGCGACCGCTGTCGCCTCGACCTATCTCGGGGCCGCAACCAAGCTCGACCTCACCACGCGCCAGGGCGCGAAGGTCACCGTCTCGGTGCCGAACGAGGTGGCGGCGGCGGCTTTGAGCAAGGGCAATTCCGTCTGGCTGACCTGGCCGGCCGAGAAGGGCTTCCTCCTACCGGGCGGAGGACAATGA
- a CDS encoding ABC transporter substrate-binding protein, which produces MNHTRKQAIESLSERTKRGEISRRQFAQLAGLVLAGTPMLLRSTGAFAETKGLVLVNWGGDAITAYDAAYGQAFTKDTGIPVKMDGSGPTEGAIAAQFKSGAPTWDLVDVDPFSAITLGGQGMLEPIDYSIVDKKKMREGFGWEYAASTYFFSYVIAYDSQKFGSNAPTGMADFFDVKKFPGKRSLYKWGVSSWEAALLADGVAPASLYPLDLKRAHDKIAAFKENVVSYWGGGAESQSVLLNGEASMAIVWSTRASLIEQDSGGQIKFIWDQGLISPGALAVLKNNPGGKEAAMKFIASTQDPQKELVMFEKLGQGPANPAADALIPADKKRINPVDPENMKKQIPLDMDWYAKNYGKALDEYTKIISA; this is translated from the coding sequence ATGAACCACACGCGGAAACAGGCGATCGAGTCTCTGTCCGAAAGGACCAAGCGCGGCGAGATTTCGCGCCGCCAGTTCGCGCAGCTCGCGGGCCTGGTGCTTGCCGGCACGCCGATGCTGCTGCGCTCGACAGGCGCCTTCGCCGAGACGAAGGGACTGGTGCTGGTGAACTGGGGCGGCGACGCCATCACCGCTTACGACGCGGCCTATGGCCAGGCCTTCACCAAGGACACCGGCATCCCGGTCAAGATGGACGGCTCTGGCCCGACGGAAGGCGCGATCGCCGCGCAGTTCAAGAGCGGCGCGCCGACCTGGGACCTGGTCGACGTCGATCCGTTCTCGGCGATCACGCTGGGCGGCCAGGGCATGCTCGAGCCGATCGACTATTCGATCGTCGACAAGAAGAAAATGCGCGAGGGCTTCGGCTGGGAATATGCGGCGTCCACCTATTTCTTCTCCTATGTGATCGCCTACGACTCGCAGAAGTTCGGCTCCAACGCGCCGACCGGCATGGCCGATTTCTTCGACGTCAAGAAATTCCCGGGCAAGCGCTCGCTCTACAAATGGGGCGTGTCGAGTTGGGAGGCAGCCCTTCTCGCCGATGGCGTCGCGCCGGCCTCGCTCTATCCGCTGGACCTTAAGCGGGCGCATGACAAGATCGCCGCCTTCAAGGAAAACGTCGTCTCCTATTGGGGCGGCGGCGCCGAAAGCCAAAGCGTGCTGCTCAATGGCGAAGCCTCGATGGCGATCGTGTGGTCGACGCGCGCCTCGCTGATCGAGCAGGACTCCGGCGGCCAGATCAAGTTCATCTGGGACCAGGGCCTGATCTCGCCCGGCGCGCTGGCGGTGCTGAAGAACAATCCCGGCGGCAAGGAAGCGGCGATGAAGTTCATCGCCAGCACCCAGGACCCGCAGAAGGAACTGGTGATGTTCGAAAAGCTCGGCCAAGGCCCTGCCAATCCGGCCGCCGACGCGCTGATCCCGGCCGACAAGAAGCGCATCAACCCGGTCGATCCGGAGAACATGAAGAAGCAGATCCCGCTCGACATGGACTGGTACGCCAAGAATTATGGCAAGGCGCTCGACGAATATACCAAGATCATCTCCGCCTGA
- a CDS encoding ABC transporter permease, with protein MRGILSERMGAALLMAPLLLFLVLAYAWPFLGVVKWSFTLPTPGLGQYGALVSDPLVQSVFIRTLRIAAIVTIVSVTAAYAITVVWVRGSPVQRVLAEFCILVPFWISVLTRAFGWVALLSNRGLINTWLQSIGFISEPLTLVRNEFGVIVGMSHFLIPFAVFPLASAMRSLDERVLLAARGLGSSRMRTFWTVFVPMTRSGIIGSAMIVFVFSLGFFVTPAILGGGRSVMIAELIYLRIFQSPDWGLGAAISVVLVVFVGALMALLFRYVKPKQLV; from the coding sequence ATGAGAGGCATCCTCTCCGAAAGGATGGGCGCGGCGCTGTTGATGGCGCCGCTGCTCCTGTTCCTCGTCCTTGCCTATGCCTGGCCCTTTCTCGGCGTGGTGAAGTGGAGCTTCACCTTGCCGACGCCGGGGCTCGGCCAATATGGCGCGCTGGTCAGCGACCCGCTGGTGCAATCGGTGTTCATCCGCACGCTGCGCATCGCCGCGATCGTCACCATCGTCTCGGTCACCGCAGCCTATGCGATCACCGTGGTCTGGGTGCGCGGCAGCCCGGTGCAGCGCGTGCTCGCCGAATTTTGCATCCTGGTGCCGTTCTGGATCTCGGTGCTGACGCGCGCCTTCGGCTGGGTGGCGCTGCTCTCCAACCGCGGCCTGATCAACACCTGGCTGCAATCGATCGGCTTCATCTCCGAGCCGCTGACGCTGGTGCGCAACGAGTTCGGCGTCATCGTCGGCATGTCGCATTTCCTCATCCCCTTCGCGGTGTTCCCGCTGGCCTCGGCCATGCGCAGCCTGGACGAGCGCGTGCTCCTTGCCGCGCGCGGCCTGGGCTCCAGCCGCATGCGCACCTTCTGGACGGTGTTCGTGCCGATGACGCGCTCCGGCATCATCGGCTCGGCTATGATCGTCTTCGTCTTCTCGCTCGGCTTCTTCGTCACGCCGGCGATCCTCGGCGGCGGCCGCAGCGTGATGATCGCGGAGTTGATCTATCTGCGCATCTTCCAGAGCCCGGACTGGGGCTTGGGCGCGGCGATCAGCGTCGTGCTGGTGGTGTTCGTCGGCGCGCTGATGGCGCTCTTGTTCCGCTACGTCAAACCGAAACAATTGGTGTAG
- a CDS encoding ABC transporter permease, whose protein sequence is MPTYRPGPVSLILAVLVALFLLLPLLAVIPVSLTPSRMLTMPTGELSLRHYRSLIEDPRWLDSILLSIRIGVVSSALSTVLALTFSLGVWMFQPRFTAALVGFVLLPMVVPPVVSAVTLYFLLTSVSGISSFFGYDTWLGVAMAHSVMTVPFATVLILVSLSQLDRRIDLAARGLGASVWERATRVIMPNIKFGIVTAALLSFVLSWEEIGVTLFITSVNAITLPRLMWMGLRDNIDPAIAALSVILIIITVLVLAVRSVVTRRQATP, encoded by the coding sequence ATGCCGACCTATCGCCCCGGCCCCGTCTCGCTCATCCTCGCAGTGCTCGTGGCGCTGTTCCTGCTTCTGCCGCTGCTGGCGGTGATCCCGGTGTCGCTGACGCCGAGCCGCATGCTGACCATGCCGACCGGGGAATTGTCGCTACGCCACTACCGCTCGCTGATCGAGGACCCGCGCTGGCTGGACTCCATCCTGCTGTCGATTCGCATCGGCGTGGTCAGCAGCGCCCTTTCCACGGTGCTGGCGCTCACCTTCAGCCTGGGCGTCTGGATGTTCCAGCCGCGCTTCACGGCCGCTCTTGTCGGCTTCGTGCTGCTGCCGATGGTGGTGCCGCCGGTGGTCTCGGCGGTGACGCTCTATTTCCTGCTCACCTCGGTCTCCGGCATCTCGTCCTTCTTCGGCTACGACACCTGGCTGGGCGTGGCCATGGCGCATTCGGTGATGACGGTGCCCTTCGCCACGGTGCTTATTTTAGTGTCGCTCAGCCAGCTCGACCGGCGCATAGACCTTGCCGCACGCGGCCTCGGCGCCAGCGTCTGGGAGCGCGCGACGCGCGTCATCATGCCCAACATCAAGTTCGGCATCGTCACCGCGGCGCTCCTCTCCTTCGTGCTCTCCTGGGAAGAGATCGGCGTGACGCTGTTCATCACCTCGGTGAACGCCATCACCCTGCCGCGCCTGATGTGGATGGGCCTGCGCGACAACATCGACCCGGCGATCGCAGCGCTCTCGGTGATCCTGATCATCATCACCGTGCTGGTGCTTGCCGTGCGCAGCGTCGTCACGCGCCGGCAAGCCACACCGTAA